Below is a window of Planctomycetes bacterium MalM25 DNA.
GATCGGGGCGTCCGACTTCACCGCCGACGGCTTCTACACCTACAACGACCTGCCGGCCGGTCAGACCGACGGGCCGCAGAGCAACTTCTCCCTCGATCCGGACCGGGCGACCATCCTGCCCAGCCTGGACGACGCCCGCGCGGTCAACCCGGCGATCCGGCTCATGGGCTCTCCCTGGAGCGCCCCCGCCTGGATGAAGACGAGCGGGTCGCTGATCGGCGGCGGCCTGGCGCCGCAATGGCGGGGCTCCTACGCGACCTACCTGCGCAAGTTCGCCGAGGCCTACGCGGCCGAGGGGCACCCGATCGACTCGCTGACCCTCCAGAACGAGCCGCTCTTCACGCCGGGGGACTACCCCGGCATGGCGATGTCCGCCGTGGAGCAGATCGACCTGGTGAAGAACTACGTCGGCCCCACGTTCGCCGCCTCGAGGCTCGACACCAAGCTCATCGCGTACGATCACAACTGGGACAACACGGCCTACCCGATCGAGGTGCTGAACGACGCGGGCGCACGCCAGCACCTGGCCGGGACCGCGTTCCACGGCTACGCCGGCGACGTCTCCGCCCAGTCCACGGTGCGCGACGCGCACCCCGACAAGGCGATCTACTTCACCGAGATCACCGGCGGCGACTTCGCGCCCGATTTCGAGAACAACTTGGTGTGGTACGCGCGGAACCTGCTGATCGGCGGCGCGCGCAACTGGGGCTCAACGGTCATGCTCTGGAACCTCGCGCTCGACGAGAACAGCGGCCCGCACCAGGGGGGCTGCAACGACTGCCGGGGCGTCGTCACGATCGACTCGGCGAGCGGCGCCATCACGCACAACGAAGAGTTCTACTCCCTCGCCCACGCCAGCCGGTTCGTCCAACCGGGCGCGACCCGCATCGGATCGAACTCGCTGGACAACCTGCTGGAGACGGTCGCTTTCGAGAACCCCGACGGCTCGCGCGCGCTCCTCGTGCTCAACCCGACCGGCTCGACGCAACCGCTACGGGTCGTCGACGGCGGCGATCGCTTCGTCCACGACGTCCCCGCCCGCAGCCTCGCCACGTTCACCTGGACCGAGGACGACCGGGCCGACTTCGATAACGGCGGGTTCGAATCGGGCGGTTTCCACACCACCGGCGGATCGCTCGACGGCTGGCAGGCGTGGGGCGTGACGGGCGACAACGTCGCGGTGACCGACGCGGACGCCTTCCAGAGCGACAACGCGCTCCGCCTCACCGAGCCCGATGGCTTCGGCGGCTTCTCGGGCGTCTCGCAGGGGATCAGCGTCGAGGGGGGCGATCGCTTGGTCGCCGACGCCAGCGTGCTGCTGCCGCAAACCGGCTCCCTCGCGGGCACGGGCAACCAACTCTTCATGAAGGTCGAGTACTACAGCGTTTACGGCGGCGGTTTCCAATCGCCCGAGTACCTCGGCCAGTCGGAGATCGTCGCCGGGGGGGGCCAAACGCCAACGGGCGTCTGGCTGCCCCACCAGATCGACAGCGTCGCGCCGGCGGGCGCCGCCGAGGCGAGGCTCGTCTTCACCTACGCGAGGAACCAGAACGACGTGGGGGCGGTACTGATCGACAACGTCGGATTCCGCCTCGTCGAGCCGCTCGCGGGCGACTTCAACGCCGACGGGGTCGTCAATGCGGCCGACTACACCGTGTGGCGGGACGGTTTGGGCTCCACGCACACCGCCGGGGATTACGACCTCTGGCACGCAAACTACGGGGCGACTGCTCCGCCCCTCGCGGCGACGATCCCCGAGCCGACCGCCGTGTGGCTTCTGCTCGCGTTATCGATCGCTCCGCGTCTTAAGGGCTGCTCAAGCCAGCGGCCGGCTCACCAGACGAGCTTCGTCGCGTCGAAGACGGGGCCCTCGACGCACGTCCGCTTGTAGTCCCACTCGCCGTCGGGCTGGACGACTTTCGCCACGCAGCTGAAGCAGATGCCCAGGCCGCAAGCCATCGGCGTCTCGAGCGAGGCGTCGCACGCCACGCCGGCGGCGGCGGCCATCTCCGCGACCGCTTGCATCATCGGCTCGGGCCCGCACGTGGCGACCTTACGCGACGCGCCCGCCGTCTCGTCGAGGGTTTGGCGGAGCAGGTCGGTCACCAGGCCGTGGTGGCCGATCGAGCCGTCGTCGCTCGCGACCCGCAGGTCGATGCCCGCCGAACGGAAGTCGTCCGCGCCGGCCAGGCGGCCCGCGTTGCGGACGCCGTAGCAGAGCGTGACGCGTTTGGCCTGAAGCGGCGTCCGCGCGGAGACCCCTCCTACCGCCTCATCCTCTTGGCCATAAACGGCGCCGCCGAGCGCCTCGCGACCGCACGCCAGGAAGGGCGTCTGACCGACGCCGCCGGCGACGAGGATCAGGTGGTCGAGCCCGTCGTCATCAGGCCCGTCGCCATCAGGCCCGGCGCCGCCC
It encodes the following:
- a CDS encoding O-Glycosyl hydrolase family 30: MLNTRNWPVLLAAAMLLSAAAPAPGVNVWITSGDQSRLFAQQPDIVFGPGGGNTITIDPTDRYQTMEGYGAAVTNSSASLLQNQLSVGQRERLMDDLFSPTEGAGLNYLRLAIGASDFTADGFYTYNDLPAGQTDGPQSNFSLDPDRATILPSLDDARAVNPAIRLMGSPWSAPAWMKTSGSLIGGGLAPQWRGSYATYLRKFAEAYAAEGHPIDSLTLQNEPLFTPGDYPGMAMSAVEQIDLVKNYVGPTFAASRLDTKLIAYDHNWDNTAYPIEVLNDAGARQHLAGTAFHGYAGDVSAQSTVRDAHPDKAIYFTEITGGDFAPDFENNLVWYARNLLIGGARNWGSTVMLWNLALDENSGPHQGGCNDCRGVVTIDSASGAITHNEEFYSLAHASRFVQPGATRIGSNSLDNLLETVAFENPDGSRALLVLNPTGSTQPLRVVDGGDRFVHDVPARSLATFTWTEDDRADFDNGGFESGGFHTTGGSLDGWQAWGVTGDNVAVTDADAFQSDNALRLTEPDGFGGFSGVSQGISVEGGDRLVADASVLLPQTGSLAGTGNQLFMKVEYYSVYGGGFQSPEYLGQSEIVAGGGQTPTGVWLPHQIDSVAPAGAAEARLVFTYARNQNDVGAVLIDNVGFRLVEPLAGDFNADGVVNAADYTVWRDGLGSTHTAGDYDLWHANYGATAPPLAATIPEPTAVWLLLALSIAPRLKGCSSQRPAHQTSFVASKTGPSTHVRL
- the pyrK gene encoding Dihydroorotate dehydrogenase B (NAD(+)), electron transfer subunit, which translates into the protein MDCQLDQTPLHAKHYADGSSFVAAPIVENVRIADATYRLRFEAPDLARRITPGQFVMVRLAGIDDPLLGRAFAMYDLSEDRTAVDVVYLVHGKLTTALATRQPGDRVEVWGPLGNGFEGGGAGPDGDGPDDDGLDHLILVAGGVGQTPFLACGREALGGAVYGQEDEAVGGVSARTPLQAKRVTLCYGVRNAGRLAGADDFRSAGIDLRVASDDGSIGHHGLVTDLLRQTLDETAGASRKVATCGPEPMMQAVAEMAAAAGVACDASLETPMACGLGICFSCVAKVVQPDGEWDYKRTCVEGPVFDATKLVW